From Rhinoraja longicauda isolate Sanriku21f chromosome 24, sRhiLon1.1, whole genome shotgun sequence, one genomic window encodes:
- the LOC144605274 gene encoding uncharacterized protein LOC144605274 isoform X1 — translation MRSRKARSGQRGEDNSPRGDCSSSSSSNSKVDVVDAPASPAMSTILLWTLTLLLLAGCGVGGWYVQQQLGTVASLGHTVQILQRKLSQLEVIQGQVGELDEKLLITETHEQRLQDLEITWTNSKRKLDQAAEAVAQIQSANLNSKVTVLQSEMSTSLSELSKDLLKKNDLKRLESMVEVLREVDLAQAEQHVASMKAATTKLEENTDSLSASLTSLTSRVASLETARQDLQSVEDIHIIKELMEYNLHSLSNSVTALTKQVNQTTQATDAIQTQLARHSNELSELKDYASFQQAEHLASKEQLEDVRKMCEMLQVEKISMEELKNAVRNTVVGDISELQRRTSKVDEILANLQSHVAKVESNGVDQNNQLADALDQTSHTLQKSLGVIETNLKRSVEQCLSGEVRTFCETLENCAWPHIREVNFPHRILKDPVIILSLAEISSVDSVGVTVKTMDVTDSGFKIQINSVGNSNLSTVRVNWMLCA, via the exons ATGAGAAGTCGGAAGGCGAGAAGCGGCCAGCGGGGCGAGGACAATTCCCCCCGGGGtgactgcagcagcagcagcagcagtaacaGTAAGGTGGACGTGGTCGATGCTCCGGCCAGCCCGGCCATGAGCACCATCCTGCTGTGGACTCTCACCCTCCTGCTCCTGGCCGGCTGCGGGGTGGGCGGATGGTACGTCCAGCAGCAGCTCGGCACCGTCGCCAGCCTGGGTCACACCGTCCAGATCCTGCAGAGGAAGCTCTCTCAGCTTGAGGTGATCCAAGGCCAAGTGGGTGAGCTGGACGAGAAG ctgCTGATCACAGAAACTCACGAACAAAGGTTGCAGGATCTCGAGATTACTTGGACTAATTCTAAAAGGAAATTGGATCAGGCAGCTGAGGCTGTGGCACAGATTCAGTCGGCTAACCTGAACAGTAAGGTGACTGTGCTCCAGTCGGAGATGAGCACCAGCCTGAGTGAGCTGAGCAAGGACTTGCTCAAGAAGAATGACCTGAAGCGCCTGGAGAGTATGGTTGAAGTTCTTCGGGAAGTTGACCTTGCACAGGCAGAGCAGCACGTTGCCAGTATGAAAGCTGCAACGACCAAACTTGAGGAGAACACAGACTCGCTGTCTGCCTCTTTGACAAGTTTAACAAGTCGGGTGGCAAGCCTAGAGACAGCGAGGCAGGACCTACAAAGCGTTGAGGACATCCACATAATCAAAGAGCTGATGGAGTATAATCTTCATTCCCTCTCCAACAGTGTGACTGCATTGACAAAACAAGTTAACCAGACAACCCAGGCAACTGATGCAATTCAGACCCAGTTAGCGCGGCATAGCAACGAATTATCGGAGCTGAAAGACTATGCTTCATTCCAGCAAGCTGAGCACCTGGCCAGCAAAGAGCAACTGGAAGATGTCAG GAAAATGTGCGAGATGTTGCAGGTGGAGAAGATCTCCATGGAAGAGCTGAAGAACGCAGTACGAAATACGGTCGTTGGTGATATCAGTGAGCTGCAAAGGAGAACCAGCAAAGTGGACGAAATACTGGCCAATCTGCAGAgccatgtcgcaaag GTTGAAAGTAATGGGGTTGATCAAAATAACCAACTCGCAGATGCCTTGGATCAAACATCTCATACTCTGCAGAAAAGTTTGGGGGTGATTGAGACAAATCTCAAGAGGTCTGTCGAGCAGT GTCTGTCAGGAGAAGTGAGAACTTTCTGTGAAACGTTGGAAAATTGTGCTTGGCCGCATATTCGGGAAGTTAATTTTCCTCATCGCATTCTGAAGGATCCAGTGATCATACTGAGCTTGGCTGAAATCAGTTCCGTTGATTCAGTTGGAGTAACAGTGAAAACCATGGACGTTACAGATTCTGGCTTCAAGATCCAAATTAATAGCGTTGGCAATTCTAATTTGTCAACTGTGAGAGTCAACTGGATGTTGTGTGCATag
- the LOC144605274 gene encoding uncharacterized protein LOC144605274 isoform X2 — MRSRKARSGQRGEDNSPRGDCSSSSSSNSKVDVVDAPASPAMSTILLWTLTLLLLAGCGVGGWYVQQQLGTVASLGHTVQILQRKLSQLEVIQGQVGELDEKLLITETHEQRLQDLEITWTNSKRKLDQAAEAVAQIQSANLNSKVTVLQSEMSTSLSELSKDLLKKNDLKRLESMVEVLREVDLAQAEQHVASMKAATTKLEENTDSLSASLTSLTSRVASLETARQDLQSVEDIHIIKELMEYNLHSLSNSVTALTKQVNQTTQATDAIQTQLARHSNELSELKDYASFQQAEHLASKEQLEDVRKMCEMLQVEKISMEELKNAVRNTVVGDISELQRRTSKVDEILANLQSHVAKVESNGVDQNNQLADALDQTSHTLQKSLGVIETNLKRSVEQF; from the exons ATGAGAAGTCGGAAGGCGAGAAGCGGCCAGCGGGGCGAGGACAATTCCCCCCGGGGtgactgcagcagcagcagcagcagtaacaGTAAGGTGGACGTGGTCGATGCTCCGGCCAGCCCGGCCATGAGCACCATCCTGCTGTGGACTCTCACCCTCCTGCTCCTGGCCGGCTGCGGGGTGGGCGGATGGTACGTCCAGCAGCAGCTCGGCACCGTCGCCAGCCTGGGTCACACCGTCCAGATCCTGCAGAGGAAGCTCTCTCAGCTTGAGGTGATCCAAGGCCAAGTGGGTGAGCTGGACGAGAAG ctgCTGATCACAGAAACTCACGAACAAAGGTTGCAGGATCTCGAGATTACTTGGACTAATTCTAAAAGGAAATTGGATCAGGCAGCTGAGGCTGTGGCACAGATTCAGTCGGCTAACCTGAACAGTAAGGTGACTGTGCTCCAGTCGGAGATGAGCACCAGCCTGAGTGAGCTGAGCAAGGACTTGCTCAAGAAGAATGACCTGAAGCGCCTGGAGAGTATGGTTGAAGTTCTTCGGGAAGTTGACCTTGCACAGGCAGAGCAGCACGTTGCCAGTATGAAAGCTGCAACGACCAAACTTGAGGAGAACACAGACTCGCTGTCTGCCTCTTTGACAAGTTTAACAAGTCGGGTGGCAAGCCTAGAGACAGCGAGGCAGGACCTACAAAGCGTTGAGGACATCCACATAATCAAAGAGCTGATGGAGTATAATCTTCATTCCCTCTCCAACAGTGTGACTGCATTGACAAAACAAGTTAACCAGACAACCCAGGCAACTGATGCAATTCAGACCCAGTTAGCGCGGCATAGCAACGAATTATCGGAGCTGAAAGACTATGCTTCATTCCAGCAAGCTGAGCACCTGGCCAGCAAAGAGCAACTGGAAGATGTCAG GAAAATGTGCGAGATGTTGCAGGTGGAGAAGATCTCCATGGAAGAGCTGAAGAACGCAGTACGAAATACGGTCGTTGGTGATATCAGTGAGCTGCAAAGGAGAACCAGCAAAGTGGACGAAATACTGGCCAATCTGCAGAgccatgtcgcaaag GTTGAAAGTAATGGGGTTGATCAAAATAACCAACTCGCAGATGCCTTGGATCAAACATCTCATACTCTGCAGAAAAGTTTGGGGGTGATTGAGACAAATCTCAAGAGGTCTGTCGAGCAGT tctga